Proteins encoded by one window of Danaus plexippus chromosome Z, MEX_DaPlex, whole genome shotgun sequence:
- the LOC116778113 gene encoding uncharacterized protein LOC116778113, whose amino-acid sequence MSPAASFGVRWARDNLTREATEDEIQALNIFPVTCDGDEVEASKRARRYYTARGPGGLTELWHKRHPDDDEILSSCQDTYIVPLRARSRGGSRMTLIRLPAPAINRTLSAKALLARWLMILDIRLQEDPTPGDEVVFIDVTDLQPSHLKNHFRGSHWRDFIWCIRSAYPRKFSAIHIINTQRLKTMSLLLLHMGLYPWRRKIFHTHADPEQIKRAMGFDCFPQEGLPYEYGGKAGAMKDLNDEWTKKLLLNSKWLQMEERKYYETELKPPIKRDKRSVRRLRASISYDILTRTHSCRSLKCDEYDEGLQGAYRTLKVSDRDYYV is encoded by the exons ATGTCACCAGCAGCTTCGTTTGGAGTACGATGGGCTCGTGATAACTTGACAAGAGAGGCAACTGAAGACGAAATTCAAGCTTTGAACATATTTCCTGTGACCTGCGATGGAGACGAGGTTGAAGCTTCCAAACGAGCTCGAAGATACTACACAGCCAGAGGCCCGGGAGGACTAACAGAACTCTGGCATAAAAGACATCCCGATGATGATGAAATCCTCTCTAGCTGCCAAGACAC ttatataGTACCTCTTCGAGCGAGAAGCAGAGGAGGCAGCCGGATGACACTTATTCGTCTTCCGGCTCCCGCTATAAATCGAACTCTATCAGCTAAAGCCTTGCTGGCGAGGTGGCTTATGATATTAGATATCAG atTACAAGAAGATCCAACCCCCGGGGACGAAGTGGTATTCATTGACGTCACTGACCTACAACCCTCGCATCTTAAGAACCACTTCAGAGGATCCCATTGGAGAGATTTTATCTGGTGTATAAGg tcCGCTTACCCCCGAAAGTTCTCAGCGattcacataataaatacGCAACGCTTAAAGACAATGTCGCTACTCCTCCTTCATATGGGGTTGTACCCATGGCGGCGCAAGATATTCCATACTCACGCTGATCCTGAGCAAATTAAGCGCGCCATGGGTTTTGACTGTTTCCCCCAGGAAGGACTTCCGTATGAGTACGGAGGGAAGGCTGGGGCTATGAAAGATCTGAACG ACGAATGGACTAAAAAACTCCTGCTCAATTCAAAATGGCTGCAAATGGAAGAACGGAAATATTACGAAACGGAATTGAAACCGCCGATAAAACGTGATAAGAGATCAGTGCGGAGGCTGCGAGCTAGTATCTCGTATGACATTCTTACACGAACACATTCATGCAGGTCTCTAAAATGTGATGAATATGACGAAGGGCTGCAGGGCGCGTACAGGACACTCAAAGTTTCTGACCGTGATTATTATGTATGA